From a single Lolium rigidum isolate FL_2022 chromosome 7, APGP_CSIRO_Lrig_0.1, whole genome shotgun sequence genomic region:
- the LOC124676080 gene encoding MAP3K epsilon protein kinase 1-like isoform X2 produces the protein MASRPHNQKSKTLDNKYMLGDEIGKGAYGRVYKGLDLENGDFVAIKQVSLENIPQEDLNIIMQEIDLLKNLNHKNIVKYLGSLKTKSHLHIILEYVENGSLANIIKPNKFGPFPESLAAVYIAQVLEGLVYLHEQGVIHRDIKGANILLTKEGLVKLADFGVATKLTEADVNTHSVVGTPYWMAPEVIEMSGVCAASDIWSVGCTVIELLTCSPPYYELQPMPALFRIVQDVHPPIPDGFSPESTDFLRQCFQKDAIQRPDAKTLLMHQWLQNSKRQPVRSPRHVDEDDPVPIGSPGETQSVVASDIEQDDKRKELVSESARHGKSDELNDGKPAESSSSNTGELMNDNVVPSKDPTLGFHEKVASESSSRISDLNGKVIHELSQDGLPSEVARSGQESKKGDSKHLELEGKDRSSFEDDDAFSFQAGRQNINFPKEAKPLVEGTNGLSRFSDTPGDASFDDLFDKRGDHGAEASTSATAQELQYNGRQNDLAKELKARMAEKQKENENEPMNGGKLLEFIRFRDGDLDGQEFHDNIPGENLFPLQSVEYSKIVAQLKPGESEEVILSACQKLMLFFNHRPEQKKIYVSQNGFLPLMELLELPKNRIICSVLQLINYIVKDNTGFLENACLVGLIPVVMNFAVPDRAKEVRMQASFFLQQLCQASTLTLQMFIACQGIPVLVSFLEPDYAKFSREMVHLAIDGIWQVFKLQHSTPRNDFCRIAAKNGVLLRLVNTLHSLNEATRYASISGSGVSVAQNGSTPRLKSGQLDLPMLESSKARLDHYHSSGSLQSLQADADKHNILLEPSASPRFSDIAAAGHIDRNDNDLVRPQRLSVSGGRSSTDRSPRHIELVSNGHSSGQNDQIRPLLSLLEKEPPSRHVSGQLDYVRHMSGLERHESILPLLHSTERKPNGELDLLMAEFAEVSRQGRENGNLDSNIKGSNRVPSMKYATSVGPTASNEGTSTSGAASQTASGVLSGSGVLNARPPGSTTSSGLLAQMVSMSADVAREYLEKVADLLLEFAQADTVVKSLMSSQSLLARLFQMFNKIESPILLKILRCINHLSGDPNCLETLQRTDAIKHLIPILELRDGPLIYQIHSEVLNALFNLCKINKRRQEQAAENGIIPHLMKFVMSESPLRQYALPLLCDMAHASRNSREQLRLHGGLGVYLNLLEDDAWACTALDSIAVCLAHDNDSRKVEQALLTNEAIQKLVNFFRDCPEQYFVHILDAFLKIITKSSRLNTAIATNGLTTLLIARLDHREAIARLTLLKLIKVVYEHHPRPKQLIVENDLPQKLQNLIEERRDGQRGGQQVLVKQMATSLLKALHINTVL, from the exons ATGGCGTCCAGGCCGCATAACCAGAAATCCAAGACGCTCGACAACAAATAC ATGCTCGGAGATGAGATTGGGAAGGGCGCGTACGGGCGCGTCTACAAGGGGCTCGACCTGGAGAACGGCGACTTCGTGGCCATCAAGCAGGTCTCGCTCGAGAACATCCCGCAGGAGGATCTCAACATCATCATG CAAGAAATTGATCTACTGAAA AATCTTAATCACAAAAATATTGTGAAGTATCTTGGATCATTAAAGACAAAGAGCCACCTCCATATAATTCTAGA GTATGTGGAAAATGGTTCACTTGCTAATATCATAAAGCCAAACAAATTTGGACCATTTCCTGAATCATTAGCTGCCGTTTACATTGCTCAG GTGTTGGAAGGCCTTGTTTATCTGCATGAGCAAGGTGTCATACATAGAGATATCAAGGGTGCAAATATATTGCTCACGAAAGAG GGCCTAGTTAAACTTGCTGATTTTGGAGTTGCTACTAAATTAACTGAAGCTGATGTGAACACACATTCAGTGGTTGGAACCCCATACTGGATGGCCCCCGAG GTCATTGAAATGTCTGGTGTTTGTGCTGCATCGGATATCTGGAGTGTTGGTTGCACTGTTATTGAGCTACTGACATGTTCTCCACCATATTATGAACTACAGCCCATGCCTGCACTGTTTCGCATTGTTCAG GATGTGCATCCACCAATACCAGACGGATTCTCTCCTGAGAGTACTGATTTTCTGCGTCAATGTTTTCAAAAG GATGCGATACAGCGACCTGATGCAAAGACATTGCTGATGCATCAGTGGCTGCAAAATTCGAAACGGCAGCCTGTTCGATCACCGAG GCATGTTGACGAGGATGATCCAGTCCCAATTGGCTCACCAGGAGAGACACAATCGGTCGTGGCTTCTGACATTGAACAG GATGATAAAAGAAAAGAGCTGGTTTCTGAATCTGCCAGACATGGTAAATCTGACGAGCTTAATGATGGAAAACCTGCCGAAAGCAGTAGTTCAAACACTGGGGAACTTATGAACGATAATGTGGTTCCCAGTAAAGATCCTACATTGGGTTTTCATGAAAAAGTAGCGTCGGAATCTTCTTCTAGAATTAGTGACTTAAATGGTAAGGTAATACATGAACTGTCGCAAGATGGTCTGCCAAGTGAGGTAGCTAGGAGCGGCCAAGAATCAAAAAAAGGTGACAGTAAACATTTAGAGCTTGAAGGTAAAGACCGTTCAAGTTTTGAAGATGATGACGCTTTCTCCTTCCAGGCTGGGAGACAGAATATCAATTTCCCAAAG GAGGCAAAACCTTTAGTTGAGGGAACTAATGGACTAAGTAGGTTCAGTGACACTCCTGGAGATGCCTCTTTCGATGATTTATTTGACAAGCGAGGAGATCATGGGGCTGAAGCTTCAACATCTGCTACTGCCCAAGAGCTTCAGTATAATGGTCGACAAAATGACCTTGCCAAGGAGCTCAAGGCTAGGATGGCAGAGAAGCAGAAGGAAAATGAAAATGAGCCAATGAATGGTGGGAAGCTTCTTGAATTTATACGCTTTAGGGATGGCGATCTTGATGGACAG GAATTTCACGACAACATTCCAGGAGAGAATCTTTTTCCTTTACAG TCTGTGGAATACAGCAAAATAGTAGCACAGCTGAAGCCCGGGGAAAGTGAAGAAGTAATATTGTCAGCATGCCAAAAGCTTATGCTGTTTTTCAACCACCGGCCAGAGCAAAAAAAGATTTATGTGTCACAGAACGGTTTCCTTCCATTGATGGAGCTTCTTGAACTCCCCAAAAACCGT ATTATATGCTCTGTTTTgcagctcatcaactacattgtaaAAGATAATACAGGCTTCCTAGAAAATGCCTGTCTTGTTGGCCTT ATTCCAGTGGTGATGAATTTTGCTGTGCCAGATCGTGCAAAGGAAGTCCGGATGCAAGCATCcttttttcttcagcagctttgcCAAGCCAg CACCTTGACGTTGCAAATGTTCATTGCATGCCAAGGGATCCCTGTATTGGTTAGTTTTTTGGAGCCTGATTATGCAAAGTTCAG CAGGGAAATGGTTCACCTTGCAATTGATGGCATCTGGCAGGTCTTTAAGCTTCAGCATTCAACTCCGAGAAATGATTTTTGTCGCATAGCAGCCAAAAATGGAGTACTTCTCAGGCTAGTCAATACTCTCCATAGCTTGAATGAAGCAACACGATATGCTTCCATCTCCGGGTCAGGTGTTTCAGTGGCACAGAATGGTTCCACCCCCAGACTAAAATCTGGCCAACTAGATCTGCCAATGCTAGAAAGTTCTAAAGCAAGGCTGGACCATTACCATTCATCTGGTTCCCTGCAGTCTTTACAAGCAGATGCAGATAAGCATAATATTTTATTGGAACCTTCAGCATCACCTAGGTTCAGCGATATAGCTGCTGCTGGTCACATCGATAGAAATGATAATGACCTGGTTAGGCCACAAAGGCTTAGTGTTTCTGGAGGAAGGTCATCAACAGACAGATCTCCGAGGCATATAGAATTAGTATCAAATGGGCATAGTAGTGGTCAGAACGATCAAATCCGACCTCTACTGAGTTTGTTGGAGAAAGAACCACCCTCTCGGCATGTATCTGGACAACTTGATTATGTCCGTCACATGTCTGGACTAGAAAGGCATGAAAGTATTTTGCCGTTATTACATTCAACGGAGAGGAAACCAAATGGTGAACTTGACTTGCTAATGGCAGAATTTGCTG AGGTTTCTAGACAAGGAAGAGAGAATGGTAACCTTGATTCTAATATAAAAGGTTCCAACAGAGTTCCAAGTATGAAGTATGCAACATCAGTCGGTCCAACAGCTTCCAATGAGGGAACATCCACATCCGGAGCAGCATCACAGACAGCATCTGGTGTGTTATCTGGATCAGGAGTGCTCAATGCAAGACCGCCAGGAAGTACTACATCATCAGGTCTATTAGCTCAAATGGTTTCTATGAGTGCTGATGTTGCACGCGAGTATCTTGAGAAAGTAGCAGATCTTCTTTTGGAGTTTGCACAAGCAGACACCGTTGTAAAATCTCTCATGTCTAGTCAAAGCCTTCTAGCACGCCTTTTTCAGATGTTCAACAAGATAGAATCTCCTATTCTTCTGAAG ATTCTTAGGTGCATAAATCATTTGTCTGGTGACCCCAATTGTTTAGAGACACTTCAACGCACAGATGCTATCAAGCATCTCATACCAATTCTTGAACTTCGTGATGGACCTCTAATTTATCAAATACATAGCGAG GTCCTCAATGCTCTGTTCAACCTTTGTAAGATCAATAAAAGAAGACAGGAACAGGCAGCTGAAAATGGGATCATCCCTCACTTGATGAAATTTGTCATGTCAGAATCACCCCTAAGGCAGTATGCTCTGCCTCTGCTTTGTGATATGGCTCATGCTTCTCGCAACTCTAGAGAGCAGTTGAGGCTTCATGGAGGGTTGGGTGTGTACTTGAACCTGTTGGAGGACGATGCATGGGCATGTACTGCTTTAGATTCCATTGCTGTTTGCTTGGCTCATGACAATGATAGCAGAAAAGTAGAACAAGCCTTGTTGACGAATGAGGCCATCCAGAAGTTGGTGAACTTTTTCCGAGACTGCCCTGAACAGTATTTTGTCCATATACTGGATGCTTTTCTCAAGATAATCAC GAAATCATCTCGGTTAAATACGGCAATAGCCACAAACGGATTGACGACATTGCTTATTGCAAGGCTTGACCATCGAGAAGCTATTGCGCGGTTGACTCTGCTGAAACTAATCAAG GTTGTCTATGAGCACCATCCTCGACCAAAGCAGCTCATAGTGGAGAACGACCTTCCCCAAAAGCTACAAAACCTAATCGAAGAGCGCAGGGATGGGCAGCGTGGTGGTCAACAAGTGTTGGTCAAACAAATGGCCACCTCGCTGTTGAAAGCATTGCACATCAATACAGTCTTGTGA
- the LOC124676080 gene encoding MAP3K epsilon protein kinase 1-like isoform X3, whose amino-acid sequence MASRPHNQKSKTLDNKYMLGDEIGKGAYGRVYKGLDLENGDFVAIKQVSLENIPQEDLNIIMQEIDLLKNLNHKNIVKYLGSLKTKSHLHIILEYVENGSLANIIKPNKFGPFPESLAAVYIAQVLEGLVYLHEQGVIHRDIKGANILLTKEGLVKLADFGVATKLTEADVNTHSVVGTPYWMAPEVIEMSGVCAASDIWSVGCTVIELLTCSPPYYELQPMPALFRIVQDVHPPIPDGFSPESTDFLRQCFQKDAIQRPDAKTLLMHQWLQNSKRQPVRSPRHVDEDDPVPIGSPGETQSVVASDIEQDDKRKELVSESARHGKSDELNDGKPAESSSSNTGELMNDNVVPSKDPTLGFHEKVASESSSRISDLNGKVIHELSQDGLPSEVARSGQESKKGDSKHLELEGKDRSSFEDDDAFSFQAGRQNINFPKEAKPLVEGTNGLSRFSDTPGDASFDDLFDKRGDHGAEASTSATAQELQYNGRQNDLAKELKARMAEKQKENENEPMNGGKLLEFIRFRDGDLDGQEFHDNIPGENLFPLQSVEYSKIVAQLKPGESEEVILSACQKLMLFFNHRPEQKKIYVSQNGFLPLMELLELPKNRIICSVLQLINYIVKDNTGFLENACLVGLIPVVMNFAVPDRAKEVRMQASFFLQQLCQASTLTLQMFIACQGIPVLVSFLEPDYAKFREMVHLAIDGIWQVFKLQHSTPRNDFCRIAAKNGVLLRLVNTLHSLNEATRYASISGSGVSVAQNGSTPRLKSGQLDLPMLESSKARLDHYHSSGSLQSLQADADKHNILLEPSASPRFSDIAAAGHIDRNDNDLVRPQRLSVSGGRSSTDRSPRHIELVSNGHSSGQNDQIRPLLSLLEKEPPSRHVSGQLDYVRHMSGLERHESILPLLHSTERKPNGELDLLMAEFAEVSRQGRENGNLDSNIKGSNRVPSMKYATSVGPTASNEGTSTSGAASQTASGVLSGSGVLNARPPGSTTSSGLLAQMVSMSADVAREYLEKVADLLLEFAQADTVVKSLMSSQSLLARLFQMFNKIESPILLKILRCINHLSGDPNCLETLQRTDAIKHLIPILELRDGPLIYQIHSEVLNALFNLCKINKRRQEQAAENGIIPHLMKFVMSESPLRQYALPLLCDMAHASRNSREQLRLHGGLGVYLNLLEDDAWACTALDSIAVCLAHDNDSRKVEQALLTNEAIQKLVNFFRDCPEQYFVHILDAFLKIITKSSRLNTAIATNGLTTLLIARLDHREAIARLTLLKLIKVVYEHHPRPKQLIVENDLPQKLQNLIEERRDGQRGGQQVLVKQMATSLLKALHINTVL is encoded by the exons ATGGCGTCCAGGCCGCATAACCAGAAATCCAAGACGCTCGACAACAAATAC ATGCTCGGAGATGAGATTGGGAAGGGCGCGTACGGGCGCGTCTACAAGGGGCTCGACCTGGAGAACGGCGACTTCGTGGCCATCAAGCAGGTCTCGCTCGAGAACATCCCGCAGGAGGATCTCAACATCATCATG CAAGAAATTGATCTACTGAAA AATCTTAATCACAAAAATATTGTGAAGTATCTTGGATCATTAAAGACAAAGAGCCACCTCCATATAATTCTAGA GTATGTGGAAAATGGTTCACTTGCTAATATCATAAAGCCAAACAAATTTGGACCATTTCCTGAATCATTAGCTGCCGTTTACATTGCTCAG GTGTTGGAAGGCCTTGTTTATCTGCATGAGCAAGGTGTCATACATAGAGATATCAAGGGTGCAAATATATTGCTCACGAAAGAG GGCCTAGTTAAACTTGCTGATTTTGGAGTTGCTACTAAATTAACTGAAGCTGATGTGAACACACATTCAGTGGTTGGAACCCCATACTGGATGGCCCCCGAG GTCATTGAAATGTCTGGTGTTTGTGCTGCATCGGATATCTGGAGTGTTGGTTGCACTGTTATTGAGCTACTGACATGTTCTCCACCATATTATGAACTACAGCCCATGCCTGCACTGTTTCGCATTGTTCAG GATGTGCATCCACCAATACCAGACGGATTCTCTCCTGAGAGTACTGATTTTCTGCGTCAATGTTTTCAAAAG GATGCGATACAGCGACCTGATGCAAAGACATTGCTGATGCATCAGTGGCTGCAAAATTCGAAACGGCAGCCTGTTCGATCACCGAG GCATGTTGACGAGGATGATCCAGTCCCAATTGGCTCACCAGGAGAGACACAATCGGTCGTGGCTTCTGACATTGAACAG GATGATAAAAGAAAAGAGCTGGTTTCTGAATCTGCCAGACATGGTAAATCTGACGAGCTTAATGATGGAAAACCTGCCGAAAGCAGTAGTTCAAACACTGGGGAACTTATGAACGATAATGTGGTTCCCAGTAAAGATCCTACATTGGGTTTTCATGAAAAAGTAGCGTCGGAATCTTCTTCTAGAATTAGTGACTTAAATGGTAAGGTAATACATGAACTGTCGCAAGATGGTCTGCCAAGTGAGGTAGCTAGGAGCGGCCAAGAATCAAAAAAAGGTGACAGTAAACATTTAGAGCTTGAAGGTAAAGACCGTTCAAGTTTTGAAGATGATGACGCTTTCTCCTTCCAGGCTGGGAGACAGAATATCAATTTCCCAAAG GAGGCAAAACCTTTAGTTGAGGGAACTAATGGACTAAGTAGGTTCAGTGACACTCCTGGAGATGCCTCTTTCGATGATTTATTTGACAAGCGAGGAGATCATGGGGCTGAAGCTTCAACATCTGCTACTGCCCAAGAGCTTCAGTATAATGGTCGACAAAATGACCTTGCCAAGGAGCTCAAGGCTAGGATGGCAGAGAAGCAGAAGGAAAATGAAAATGAGCCAATGAATGGTGGGAAGCTTCTTGAATTTATACGCTTTAGGGATGGCGATCTTGATGGACAG GAATTTCACGACAACATTCCAGGAGAGAATCTTTTTCCTTTACAG TCTGTGGAATACAGCAAAATAGTAGCACAGCTGAAGCCCGGGGAAAGTGAAGAAGTAATATTGTCAGCATGCCAAAAGCTTATGCTGTTTTTCAACCACCGGCCAGAGCAAAAAAAGATTTATGTGTCACAGAACGGTTTCCTTCCATTGATGGAGCTTCTTGAACTCCCCAAAAACCGT ATTATATGCTCTGTTTTgcagctcatcaactacattgtaaAAGATAATACAGGCTTCCTAGAAAATGCCTGTCTTGTTGGCCTT ATTCCAGTGGTGATGAATTTTGCTGTGCCAGATCGTGCAAAGGAAGTCCGGATGCAAGCATCcttttttcttcagcagctttgcCAAGCCAg CACCTTGACGTTGCAAATGTTCATTGCATGCCAAGGGATCCCTGTATTGGTTAGTTTTTTGGAGCCTGATTATGCAAAGTTCAG GGAAATGGTTCACCTTGCAATTGATGGCATCTGGCAGGTCTTTAAGCTTCAGCATTCAACTCCGAGAAATGATTTTTGTCGCATAGCAGCCAAAAATGGAGTACTTCTCAGGCTAGTCAATACTCTCCATAGCTTGAATGAAGCAACACGATATGCTTCCATCTCCGGGTCAGGTGTTTCAGTGGCACAGAATGGTTCCACCCCCAGACTAAAATCTGGCCAACTAGATCTGCCAATGCTAGAAAGTTCTAAAGCAAGGCTGGACCATTACCATTCATCTGGTTCCCTGCAGTCTTTACAAGCAGATGCAGATAAGCATAATATTTTATTGGAACCTTCAGCATCACCTAGGTTCAGCGATATAGCTGCTGCTGGTCACATCGATAGAAATGATAATGACCTGGTTAGGCCACAAAGGCTTAGTGTTTCTGGAGGAAGGTCATCAACAGACAGATCTCCGAGGCATATAGAATTAGTATCAAATGGGCATAGTAGTGGTCAGAACGATCAAATCCGACCTCTACTGAGTTTGTTGGAGAAAGAACCACCCTCTCGGCATGTATCTGGACAACTTGATTATGTCCGTCACATGTCTGGACTAGAAAGGCATGAAAGTATTTTGCCGTTATTACATTCAACGGAGAGGAAACCAAATGGTGAACTTGACTTGCTAATGGCAGAATTTGCTG AGGTTTCTAGACAAGGAAGAGAGAATGGTAACCTTGATTCTAATATAAAAGGTTCCAACAGAGTTCCAAGTATGAAGTATGCAACATCAGTCGGTCCAACAGCTTCCAATGAGGGAACATCCACATCCGGAGCAGCATCACAGACAGCATCTGGTGTGTTATCTGGATCAGGAGTGCTCAATGCAAGACCGCCAGGAAGTACTACATCATCAGGTCTATTAGCTCAAATGGTTTCTATGAGTGCTGATGTTGCACGCGAGTATCTTGAGAAAGTAGCAGATCTTCTTTTGGAGTTTGCACAAGCAGACACCGTTGTAAAATCTCTCATGTCTAGTCAAAGCCTTCTAGCACGCCTTTTTCAGATGTTCAACAAGATAGAATCTCCTATTCTTCTGAAG ATTCTTAGGTGCATAAATCATTTGTCTGGTGACCCCAATTGTTTAGAGACACTTCAACGCACAGATGCTATCAAGCATCTCATACCAATTCTTGAACTTCGTGATGGACCTCTAATTTATCAAATACATAGCGAG GTCCTCAATGCTCTGTTCAACCTTTGTAAGATCAATAAAAGAAGACAGGAACAGGCAGCTGAAAATGGGATCATCCCTCACTTGATGAAATTTGTCATGTCAGAATCACCCCTAAGGCAGTATGCTCTGCCTCTGCTTTGTGATATGGCTCATGCTTCTCGCAACTCTAGAGAGCAGTTGAGGCTTCATGGAGGGTTGGGTGTGTACTTGAACCTGTTGGAGGACGATGCATGGGCATGTACTGCTTTAGATTCCATTGCTGTTTGCTTGGCTCATGACAATGATAGCAGAAAAGTAGAACAAGCCTTGTTGACGAATGAGGCCATCCAGAAGTTGGTGAACTTTTTCCGAGACTGCCCTGAACAGTATTTTGTCCATATACTGGATGCTTTTCTCAAGATAATCAC GAAATCATCTCGGTTAAATACGGCAATAGCCACAAACGGATTGACGACATTGCTTATTGCAAGGCTTGACCATCGAGAAGCTATTGCGCGGTTGACTCTGCTGAAACTAATCAAG GTTGTCTATGAGCACCATCCTCGACCAAAGCAGCTCATAGTGGAGAACGACCTTCCCCAAAAGCTACAAAACCTAATCGAAGAGCGCAGGGATGGGCAGCGTGGTGGTCAACAAGTGTTGGTCAAACAAATGGCCACCTCGCTGTTGAAAGCATTGCACATCAATACAGTCTTGTGA